In a genomic window of Sphingomonas lutea:
- a CDS encoding ATP-dependent DNA ligase gives MAPTLAPMEALLAAELPSGDGWQFEPKWDGFRTIARRDGDAVTLTSKSGKPLARYFPEVVEMLRSVRETSFTLDGELVINVGDALAFDALQMRLHPAESRIRKLSAETPAELMAFDLLELGGSSLLDDPLAQRRDKLERFLSKNAVDGLHLSPMTHDRDAALGWLARSGGALDGVIAKRTDQSYRAGERAVVKVKQQRTADCVVGGFRYAEKRKEVGSLLLGLYDDGLLHHVGFTSALRAEDRPALTAKLEQLIKPPGFTGNAPGGPSRWANARSAEWQPLAPKLVVEVRYDQVTARRFRHGTGLLRWRPDKSPQQCTFDQLAPELRPSELKELFGT, from the coding sequence ATGGCGCCCACGCTCGCACCGATGGAAGCCCTGCTCGCGGCGGAATTGCCGAGCGGCGACGGCTGGCAGTTCGAGCCCAAGTGGGACGGGTTCCGCACCATCGCCCGGCGCGACGGTGACGCGGTCACGCTGACGTCCAAGTCGGGCAAGCCGCTCGCGCGCTATTTCCCTGAAGTGGTCGAGATGTTGCGCAGCGTGCGCGAGACAAGCTTCACGCTCGACGGCGAATTGGTGATCAATGTCGGCGACGCGCTGGCGTTCGACGCGCTGCAGATGCGGCTTCACCCCGCCGAGAGTCGCATCCGCAAACTATCCGCCGAGACGCCGGCCGAGCTGATGGCCTTCGACCTGCTCGAACTCGGCGGCAGCTCATTGCTCGACGACCCGCTGGCTCAGCGTCGCGACAAGCTTGAGCGTTTCCTCTCCAAGAACGCCGTCGATGGTCTGCACTTGTCGCCGATGACGCACGACCGCGACGCGGCGCTCGGCTGGCTCGCGCGCAGCGGCGGCGCGCTCGACGGCGTGATCGCCAAGCGCACCGACCAGTCGTACCGCGCCGGCGAGCGCGCAGTGGTCAAGGTCAAGCAGCAGCGCACCGCCGACTGCGTCGTCGGCGGCTTCCGCTACGCCGAAAAGCGCAAGGAGGTCGGCTCGCTTCTGCTTGGGCTCTACGACGACGGACTGCTGCACCACGTCGGCTTCACCTCCGCGCTCAGGGCAGAAGACCGGCCCGCGCTCACCGCGAAGCTCGAACAGCTCATCAAGCCGCCGGGCTTCACGGGCAACGCCCCCGGTGGGCCGAGCCGCTGGGCCAATGCGCGCTCCGCCGAATGGCAGCCGCTTGCGCCCAAGCTGGTGGTCGAAGTGCGCTACGACCAGGTCACCGCGCGCCGCTTCCGTCACGGCACCGGCCTCCTCCGCTGGCGGCCCGACAAGTCGCCCCAGCAATGCACCTTCGACCAGCTCGCGCCCGAGCTTCGCCCGTCCGAGCTCAAGGAGCTGTTCGGCACGTGA
- a CDS encoding alpha-ketoglutarate-dependent dioxygenase AlkB: MTGLFDAPLIPGLDYRDDVITAAEEHALIAHLDTLDLSPFRFQGWLGNRKTMSFGWCYDFDDASFMPTEPIPDWLEPLRDRAAAFAGVGPDSIHHVLVARYDPGAGIGWHKDRDVFDQVVGVSLGTPAMLRFRQRTADGFRRAAIEVAPRSAYLLSGEVRRDWEHRITPGDRLRFSITFRTLSDKGRRIAAVQRAS; the protein is encoded by the coding sequence GTGACCGGGCTGTTCGACGCTCCGCTGATCCCCGGCCTCGACTATCGCGACGATGTCATCACCGCCGCTGAAGAGCACGCATTGATCGCCCACCTCGACACGCTCGACCTGTCGCCTTTCCGCTTCCAGGGCTGGCTCGGCAATCGCAAGACGATGAGCTTCGGCTGGTGCTACGATTTCGACGACGCCAGCTTCATGCCCACGGAGCCGATCCCGGACTGGCTCGAGCCGTTGCGGGACCGCGCCGCGGCGTTCGCCGGCGTCGGCCCGGACAGCATCCACCACGTGCTCGTCGCCCGCTACGATCCCGGCGCGGGGATCGGCTGGCACAAGGACCGCGACGTGTTCGACCAAGTGGTCGGCGTGTCGCTCGGCACGCCCGCCATGCTGAGATTTCGCCAGCGCACCGCCGACGGCTTCCGCCGCGCGGCGATCGAGGTCGCGCCGCGATCGGCCTATCTGCTGTCAGGCGAGGTGCGCCGCGATTGGGAGCATCGCATTACGCCGGGCGATCGGCTGCGCTTTTCGATCACCTTCCGCACGCTGTCCGACAAGGGGCGGCGGATCGCCGCTGTTCAGCGCGCCTCGTAA
- a CDS encoding arginase family protein produces MAGWPNITDLISTNPDADVAILGAPLGAGSVTPGGCHLAPELLHRTLRRIGRYDVETGRELTTAICDRGDIHLKDLSIEEASPRIAEAVAASIAAHALTLLVGGNNAITRPAVLGLGGDLAKVGLITLDAHFDMRDTKDGLSNGNPVRALIEDGLPGANIAQVGLAPFANTEAMHRDAQAAGNLVVSIGEVRRDGIAAAIDRALGHVEHCQALVIDCDIDVIDRAQFPAAPGGRAGGMAAHDFFAAARRLAAEPRVRVIDLTEWDPPLDSTDLSALTAARWVAECIAGYEAR; encoded by the coding sequence ATGGCAGGATGGCCCAACATCACCGACCTGATTTCTACCAACCCCGATGCGGATGTCGCGATCCTCGGCGCGCCGCTGGGCGCGGGATCGGTGACGCCCGGCGGGTGCCATCTTGCGCCCGAGCTGCTGCACCGGACGCTGCGGCGGATCGGGCGCTATGATGTCGAGACGGGACGCGAGCTGACGACCGCGATCTGCGACCGCGGGGACATCCACCTCAAGGATCTGTCGATCGAGGAAGCGAGCCCACGCATCGCCGAAGCCGTGGCGGCGAGCATCGCCGCGCATGCGCTGACGTTGCTGGTCGGCGGCAACAATGCGATCACGCGGCCGGCGGTGCTCGGGCTCGGCGGTGATTTGGCCAAGGTCGGGCTGATCACGCTCGACGCCCATTTCGACATGCGCGACACAAAAGATGGCCTGAGCAACGGCAACCCCGTGCGCGCGCTGATCGAGGATGGCCTGCCCGGCGCCAACATCGCGCAAGTCGGCCTTGCTCCCTTCGCCAACACCGAAGCCATGCACCGCGATGCGCAAGCGGCGGGCAATCTGGTGGTGAGCATCGGCGAGGTCCGCCGTGACGGAATCGCGGCGGCGATCGATCGCGCGCTCGGCCATGTCGAGCATTGCCAGGCGCTGGTGATCGATTGCGACATCGACGTGATCGACCGCGCTCAATTCCCCGCCGCGCCGGGCGGGCGTGCCGGGGGCATGGCGGCGCATGATTTCTTCGCCGCCGCGCGCCGGCTGGCGGCCGAGCCACGCGTGCGCGTGATCGACCTCACCGAATGGGATCCGCCGCTCGACTCGACCGACCTCAGCGCGCTGACCGCGGCGCGTTGGGTCGCCGAGTGCATCGCCGGTTACGAGGCGCGCTGA
- the hutI gene encoding imidazolonepropionase, whose translation MWDRLLVDCNIATMEGGGLGVIENGAIGISDGKIVRAGKRTELAGYRARKVDALDGAWVTPGLVDCHTHLVFGGTRADEHAMRRAGASYEEIAKAGGGIASTVARTAAASDEGLLAQSRRRLHALMRGGCTTVEIKSGYGLDPKSELRLLRIAKQLGEDEAVRIVPTLLALHAIPADQRDRRAHYVSEMIDQLIPAVAREKLAISVDAFCEGIAFTPAEVDRLFKAAAAHGLSVKLHAEQLSNQKGAALAAQYRALSADHLEHLDEAGAKAMAAAGTVAVLLPGAFYALQETRKPPVDLLRKHKVPIAVATDCNPGTSPMLSPTLAINMACTLFGLTPEEALAGMTINAARALGLAHAIGSLAPGKAADLAVWQIESVSELAYWVGLPGPERRIFGGSDA comes from the coding sequence ATGTGGGACCGCCTGCTCGTCGACTGCAACATCGCCACCATGGAGGGCGGCGGCCTCGGCGTGATCGAAAATGGCGCGATCGGCATATCCGACGGCAAGATCGTCCGCGCCGGCAAACGCACCGAACTGGCGGGCTATCGCGCGCGAAAAGTCGACGCGCTCGACGGCGCCTGGGTCACGCCCGGCCTGGTCGATTGCCACACTCACCTCGTCTTCGGCGGCACCCGTGCCGACGAACATGCGATGCGCCGCGCGGGGGCAAGCTATGAGGAGATCGCCAAGGCCGGCGGCGGGATCGCCTCGACCGTTGCGCGCACCGCCGCTGCCAGCGACGAGGGATTGCTCGCCCAAAGCCGCCGCCGCCTCCACGCATTGATGCGCGGCGGCTGCACCACGGTCGAGATCAAGTCGGGCTACGGCCTCGATCCGAAAAGCGAGCTGCGGCTGTTGCGGATAGCCAAGCAGCTCGGCGAGGACGAGGCGGTGCGCATCGTCCCCACCCTGCTCGCACTCCACGCCATTCCGGCCGACCAGCGCGACCGCCGCGCGCACTACGTGTCGGAGATGATCGACCAGCTCATCCCCGCCGTCGCCCGGGAAAAGCTCGCGATCAGCGTCGACGCCTTTTGCGAAGGCATCGCCTTCACTCCGGCGGAGGTCGATCGCCTGTTCAAGGCCGCCGCCGCGCACGGCCTCAGCGTCAAGCTCCACGCCGAGCAATTGTCGAATCAGAAGGGCGCGGCGCTCGCCGCGCAATATCGCGCGCTCAGCGCCGACCATCTCGAACATCTCGACGAAGCCGGCGCCAAGGCGATGGCCGCCGCTGGCACCGTCGCGGTGCTGCTGCCCGGCGCATTCTATGCGTTGCAGGAAACCCGCAAGCCGCCGGTCGACCTTCTGCGCAAGCACAAGGTGCCGATTGCGGTCGCGACCGACTGCAACCCCGGCACCTCGCCGATGCTGTCGCCGACGCTGGCGATCAACATGGCCTGCACCCTGTTCGGCCTGACCCCCGAAGAAGCGCTGGCGGGCATGACGATCAACGCCGCGCGCGCGCTCGGCCTCGCCCATGCCATCGGCAGCCTCGCGCCGGGCAAGGCGGCGGACCTCGCGGTGTGGCAAATCGAAAGCGTGTCCGAGCTCGCTTATTGGGTCGGCCTGCCCGGTCCCGAGCGACGCATTTTCGGCGGATCGGACGCGTAG
- a CDS encoding MAPEG family protein, which yields MPIEFICLGALILLALVNIFWAGSTRTRQYGRDWNTGARDEQMPPLNPLAGRLLRAQANLFETLPLFVAALLGAAFLDRLGWKTEVGALLYVISRAIYLPLYAAGTPKVRTLVWTLATAGLLLVWWALMFG from the coding sequence ATGCCAATCGAATTTATCTGCCTTGGCGCGCTCATCCTGCTCGCATTGGTCAACATCTTCTGGGCCGGGTCGACGCGCACGCGGCAATATGGGCGCGACTGGAACACCGGCGCGCGCGATGAGCAGATGCCGCCGCTCAACCCGCTCGCCGGGCGGCTTCTGCGCGCGCAGGCCAACCTCTTCGAAACGCTGCCGCTGTTCGTCGCCGCCTTGCTTGGCGCGGCTTTCCTCGACCGGCTGGGCTGGAAGACCGAGGTCGGCGCGCTGCTCTACGTGATCAGCCGCGCGATTTATCTGCCGCTCTACGCCGCGGGTACGCCGAAGGTGCGCACGCTGGTCTGGACCCTGGCGACCGCGGGCCTCCTGCTCGTCTGGTGGGCGTTGATGTTCGGCTGA
- the hutU gene encoding urocanate hydratase — protein MSGDVLTTERRDNSRRIRARRGSEIKAKAWTTEAAVRMLMNNLDDEVAEDPQSLVVYGGIGRAARNWACFDKIVEVLKRLDEDHTLLVQSGKPVGVFRTHKDAPRVLIANSNLVPKWANWEVFNQLDRAGLMMYGQMTAGSWIYIGTQGIVQGTYETFAEMGRQHFGGDLTGKWILTAGLGGMGGAQPLAAVMAGAHCIAIECQDSRIEKRLETRYLDKRATSIDEALEIIAAATEPTSVGLLGNAAEILPEMLKRGIRPDALTDQTSAHDPANGYCPAGWTVAHWQDMRERDPAAVAAAARQSIAVHVEAMLAYKDMGVPTFDYGNNIRQEAKDMGVEHAFDFPGFVPAYVRPLFCRGIGPFRWVALSGDPEDIYRTDQRVKELIPDDPHLHRWLDMARERIAFQGLPARICWVGLGQRHRLGLAFNEMVRNGEVSAPIVIGRDHLDSGSVASPNRETESMADGSDVVSDWPLLNALLNTASGATWVSLHHGGGVGMGYSQHSGMVIVADGTDDAARRLERVLWNDPATGVMRHADAGYGIAVDCAKEQRLDLPMIT, from the coding sequence ATGAGCGGGGACGTTTTGACCACCGAACGACGCGACAACAGCCGCCGCATTCGCGCCCGCCGCGGGTCCGAGATCAAGGCGAAAGCCTGGACCACCGAAGCCGCGGTGCGGATGCTGATGAACAACCTCGACGATGAGGTTGCCGAGGACCCGCAGAGCCTGGTCGTCTATGGCGGCATCGGCCGCGCGGCGCGCAATTGGGCCTGCTTCGACAAGATCGTCGAGGTGCTCAAGCGGCTGGACGAGGACCACACCCTGCTCGTCCAGTCGGGCAAGCCCGTCGGCGTGTTCCGCACGCACAAGGATGCGCCGCGCGTGCTCATCGCCAACTCCAACCTCGTCCCCAAATGGGCGAATTGGGAGGTGTTCAACCAGCTCGATCGCGCGGGCCTCATGATGTACGGCCAGATGACCGCGGGCAGCTGGATCTACATCGGCACGCAGGGCATCGTCCAAGGCACCTACGAGACCTTCGCCGAAATGGGCCGCCAGCATTTCGGCGGCGACCTCACCGGCAAGTGGATCCTCACCGCGGGCTTGGGCGGCATGGGCGGCGCGCAACCGCTCGCGGCGGTCATGGCGGGCGCGCATTGCATCGCCATCGAATGCCAGGACAGCCGCATCGAGAAACGCCTCGAAACCCGATACCTCGACAAGCGCGCGACGAGCATCGACGAGGCGCTCGAGATCATCGCCGCGGCGACCGAACCGACCAGCGTCGGCCTGCTTGGCAACGCTGCCGAAATCCTGCCCGAAATGCTCAAGCGCGGGATCCGCCCCGACGCGCTGACCGACCAGACCAGCGCGCACGACCCCGCCAACGGCTATTGCCCCGCCGGATGGACCGTCGCCCACTGGCAGGACATGCGTGAGCGCGATCCCGCCGCGGTCGCCGCCGCCGCGCGCCAATCGATCGCGGTCCATGTCGAAGCCATGCTCGCCTACAAGGACATGGGCGTGCCCACCTTCGATTATGGCAACAACATTCGCCAGGAAGCCAAGGACATGGGCGTCGAACACGCGTTCGACTTTCCCGGCTTCGTCCCTGCCTACGTCCGCCCGCTTTTTTGCCGCGGCATCGGCCCGTTCCGCTGGGTCGCGCTGAGCGGCGATCCGGAAGACATCTACCGCACCGACCAGCGCGTGAAGGAGCTGATCCCCGACGATCCGCACCTCCACCGCTGGCTCGACATGGCGCGCGAGCGCATCGCCTTCCAGGGCCTGCCCGCGCGCATCTGCTGGGTCGGCCTCGGCCAGCGCCACCGCCTCGGCCTCGCCTTCAACGAAATGGTCCGCAACGGCGAAGTCAGCGCCCCGATCGTCATCGGCCGCGACCATCTCGACAGCGGCAGCGTCGCCAGCCCCAACCGCGAAACCGAAAGCATGGCCGACGGCAGCGACGTCGTCAGCGATTGGCCGCTCCTCAACGCGCTGCTCAACACCGCGAGCGGGGCGACCTGGGTCTCGCTCCACCACGGCGGCGGCGTCGGCATGGGCTATTCGCAGCACAGTGGCATGGTCATCGTCGCCGACGGCACCGACGACGCCGCGCGCCGGCTGGAGCGCGTGCTCTGGAACGATCCCGCGACGGGCGTCATGCGGCACGCGGACGCGGGCTACGGCATCGCCGTTGACTGCGCCAAGGAGCAGCGGCTGGATTTGCCTATGATCACCTAA
- the hutH gene encoding histidine ammonia-lyase — protein MTQTLDPQTITLATLRELWSGAPARLDDASMQRVTEAAASVDRIVAGGATVYGINTGFGLLANTRIPHDRLAELQTNLILSHSAGLGEPLPRHVVRLMIVLKLLGLGRGHSGVRTLVIDALQRLLDADAMPRIPSQGSVGASGDLAPLAHMIAALMGYGWFDIAGQVVAAKDALPQLGLDPLQLAPKEGLALINGTQASTALALDALFTGERVFAAAIAAGAMSVDALKGSAKPFDPRISELRGQPGQIAVAAAISGLLDGSEILTSHVACARVQDPYSFRCQPQVMGAALDLLTNAARTLTIEAGAVTDNPILFPDDDSAISGGNFHAQPVAFAADIIAMALCEVGSLSERRTAVLVDPKMSGLPAFLTQDSGVNSGMMIPQVTAAALVSENKTLAFPASVDSIPTSAGQEDHVSMAPIAARKAAQIARNAAGVVAVELMAAAEGIEYHAPLKTSAGLRAIHARIRELSPHFTADRYWADEMAALQTAVLAGEIGAGTIAL, from the coding sequence ATGACCCAGACACTCGACCCCCAAACAATCACCCTCGCCACCCTCCGCGAGCTCTGGTCCGGCGCACCCGCGCGTCTCGACGACGCGTCGATGCAGCGTGTCACGGAAGCAGCCGCCTCGGTCGACCGGATCGTCGCGGGCGGCGCCACCGTCTACGGCATCAACACCGGCTTCGGCCTGCTCGCCAACACGCGCATCCCGCACGACCGGTTGGCCGAGCTGCAGACTAACCTCATCCTGTCGCACAGCGCGGGGCTCGGCGAGCCGTTGCCGCGCCATGTCGTGCGGCTGATGATCGTCCTCAAATTGCTCGGGCTCGGGCGCGGCCATTCGGGCGTGCGCACCCTCGTCATCGACGCGCTGCAGCGGCTGCTCGATGCCGACGCGATGCCGCGCATTCCGAGCCAGGGAAGCGTCGGCGCCAGCGGCGACCTCGCGCCGCTCGCGCACATGATCGCCGCGCTGATGGGCTACGGCTGGTTCGACATCGCCGGGCAGGTCGTCGCGGCGAAAGACGCGCTGCCGCAACTCGGGCTCGATCCGCTCCAGCTCGCCCCGAAGGAAGGCCTCGCGCTCATCAACGGCACGCAGGCGAGCACGGCGCTCGCGCTCGACGCCTTGTTCACGGGTGAGCGCGTGTTCGCCGCCGCCATCGCCGCGGGCGCCATGTCGGTCGATGCCCTGAAGGGCAGCGCCAAGCCGTTCGATCCGCGCATCAGCGAACTCCGCGGCCAGCCGGGCCAGATTGCGGTCGCCGCCGCCATTTCCGGCTTGCTCGACGGCAGCGAGATCCTGACCAGCCATGTCGCCTGTGCCCGCGTGCAGGATCCCTACAGCTTCCGCTGCCAGCCGCAGGTGATGGGCGCCGCGCTCGACCTGCTGACCAATGCCGCACGCACGCTGACGATCGAGGCGGGCGCGGTGACCGACAATCCGATCCTCTTTCCGGATGACGACAGCGCGATTTCGGGCGGCAATTTCCACGCCCAGCCGGTCGCCTTCGCCGCCGACATCATCGCCATGGCGCTGTGCGAGGTCGGCTCGCTGTCCGAACGGCGCACCGCGGTGCTGGTCGATCCCAAGATGAGCGGACTGCCCGCCTTCCTGACGCAGGATTCGGGCGTCAATTCGGGGATGATGATCCCGCAGGTCACCGCCGCCGCTTTGGTTAGCGAGAACAAGACGCTCGCTTTCCCGGCAAGTGTCGATTCGATCCCCACCAGCGCTGGCCAGGAAGATCACGTGTCGATGGCCCCGATCGCCGCGCGCAAGGCGGCGCAGATCGCGCGCAACGCCGCTGGCGTCGTCGCGGTCGAGCTGATGGCCGCTGCCGAGGGCATCGAGTATCACGCCCCGCTCAAGACCTCCGCCGGGCTGCGGGCGATCCACGCCCGCATCCGCGAACTCAGCCCGCACTTCACCGCCGACCGCTATTGGGCGGACGAAATGGCGGCGTTGCAGACTGCCGTGCTGGCGGGGGAAATCGGCGCGGGGACGATCGCGCTTTAG
- a CDS encoding DUF2147 domain-containing protein, with the protein MQRILARVLMVAALAAMPLAAHARGLEGQWRNPKGSVTVKVTPCGSNAYCATVVEASEKAKAGARKGGTPRLIGTQILSDLKPTGSGTWKGRAFEPKRNIRAPATVKVVGPNMITVKGCVISGIVCKSQRWTRVG; encoded by the coding sequence ATGCAACGGATTCTCGCTCGAGTCCTGATGGTCGCGGCACTTGCCGCCATGCCGCTCGCCGCGCACGCGCGCGGGCTGGAGGGGCAATGGCGCAACCCCAAGGGCAGTGTCACCGTCAAGGTCACGCCGTGCGGCAGCAATGCCTACTGCGCGACGGTCGTCGAGGCGTCGGAGAAGGCCAAGGCTGGCGCGCGCAAGGGCGGCACCCCGCGCCTTATCGGAACGCAGATCCTGAGCGACCTCAAGCCCACGGGCAGCGGTACCTGGAAGGGCCGTGCGTTCGAGCCCAAGCGCAACATCCGCGCCCCCGCGACGGTCAAGGTCGTCGGCCCCAACATGATTACGGTGAAGGGCTGCGTGATCAGCGGGATCGTGTGCAAGTCGCAGCGCTGGACGCGCGTCGGCTAA
- a CDS encoding DUF2147 domain-containing protein, producing the protein MPAMVVAYLFALAAQAAAPGIEGRWANPKRSVVMVIAPCGAQLCGTVEEASDKAKADARKGTAQLVGSQLLTEVRPVASGRWQGKLFVPDKRMRVTAKLQLTDAGQLKVSGCALGKSLCKTQVWTRQ; encoded by the coding sequence ATGCCCGCCATGGTTGTCGCGTACCTTTTCGCGCTGGCCGCACAGGCCGCCGCGCCCGGGATCGAAGGCCGATGGGCAAACCCCAAGCGCAGCGTGGTCATGGTCATCGCGCCATGTGGCGCGCAGCTGTGCGGCACGGTCGAAGAGGCGTCCGACAAGGCCAAGGCCGACGCGCGCAAGGGCACCGCGCAACTGGTCGGATCCCAGTTGTTGACCGAGGTCCGGCCCGTCGCAAGCGGCCGCTGGCAGGGAAAGTTGTTCGTGCCCGACAAACGGATGCGGGTGACGGCGAAGCTGCAGCTGACCGATGCCGGCCAGCTCAAGGTGTCCGGCTGCGCGCTGGGCAAATCCCTGTGCAAGACGCAGGTGTGGACCCGCCAATGA